In a genomic window of Scyliorhinus torazame isolate Kashiwa2021f chromosome 5, sScyTor2.1, whole genome shotgun sequence:
- the LOC140419558 gene encoding uncharacterized protein — protein MEKPWKCGDCGKGFRVPSQLESHRRSHTGERPFTCSVCGKGFAQLSTLKSHQRVHTEERPFTCSQCGKGFSDSAALQRHQRIHTGERPFTCSVCGKGFSDSSNLREHQRIHTGERPFTCSVCGKGFSDSSNLREHQRIHTGERPFTCSLCGKGFTHSSNLQKHQRVHTGVRPFTCSLCGKGFTQLSSMQKHQRVHTGERPFTCCQCGKGFTQSSSLQRHQRVHTGEKSFTCSLCGKGFTQLSILQTHQRVHTGERPFSCS, from the coding sequence atggagaaaccgtggaaatgtggggactgtgggaagggattcagagtcccatctcagctggagtctcatcgacgcagtcacactggggagaggccgttcacctgctctgtgtgtgggaagggattcgctcagttatccaccctcaagtcacaccagcgagttcacactgaggagaggccattcacctgctctcagtgtgggaagggattcagtgattcagccgccctgcagagacaccagcgaattcacactggggagcggccattcacctgttctgtgtgtgggaagggattcagtgattcatccaacctgcgggaacatcagcgaattcacactggggagcggccattcacctgttctgtgtgtgggaagggattcagtgattcatccaacctgcgggaacatcagcgaattcacactggggagaggccattcacctgctccctctgtgggaagggattcacacattcATCCaatctgcagaaacatcagcgagttcacactggggtgagaccattcacctgctccctctgtgggaagggattcacacaattATCCAgcatgcagaaacatcagcgagttcacactggggagaggccattcacctgctgtcagtgtgggaagggattcacacagtcatccagtctgcagagacatcagcgagttcacactggggagaagtcaTTCacttgctccctctgtgggaagggattcacacagttatccatcctgcagacacaccagcgagttcacactggggagaggccattctcctgctcttag